The Primulina huaijiensis isolate GDHJ02 chromosome 12, ASM1229523v2, whole genome shotgun sequence genome has a window encoding:
- the LOC140990012 gene encoding uncharacterized protein, which produces MCLLYPFNMKSMILCTILLILLPTLISSQTCHKTCGTIPIKYPFGTGTGCGNPRFLPYVTCTEQRLTFSTHTGCYTVTSIDYTNQIIYISDTAMSTCSCILPSKGFGLDWDAPFSFHDKTVVALLECSTDLKENGSSTSLCDPQGSSICSLLYSCGAISRVSLPGSTCCVYTPVNLGPSFEMDLPKLQCSSYSALYGFNGEEYDPEVWNYGLALKYKFSFDNDYPVLCTSCEKSNGVCGYNDDESKSFACNCPGGLNTSTDCFYVGSWSYGSRFLPWKISGLLSMFLSAWFISILNFM; this is translated from the exons ATGTGTTTACTTTATCCCTTCAACATGAAGTCGATGATACTTTGCACCATTCTTCTCATCCTTCTCCCCACCTTAATCTCCTCGCAAACATGTCACAAAACCTGCGGCACCATCCCAATCAAATACCCATTCGGCACGGGCACCGGCTGTGGCAATCCACGCTTCCTCCCATATGTAACCTGCACCGAACAGCGCCTCACGTTCTCAACTCACACAGGCTGCTACACGGTCACTTCTATCGACTACACCAACCAAATCATCTACATTTCCGATACCGCTATGTCCACTTGCTCCTGTATCCTGCCAAGCAAAGGCTTCGGCCTCGACTGGGACGCCCCCTTCTCCTTCCACGACAAAACAGTCGTCGCTTTGCTCGAATGCTCCACCGATCTGAAAGAAAACGGGTCGTCTACTTCCTTATGTGACCCTCAGGGCTCATCTATTTGCAGCCTACTGTATTCTTGTGGAGCTATCAGTAGGGTTAGTTTGCCTGGGTCCACTTGCTGCGTGTACACGCCGGTAAATCTTGGCCCTTCATTTGAAATGGACTTGCCGAAGCTACAGTGTTCATCCTATTCGGCTTTGTATGGATTCAACGGGGAAGAATACGATCCCGAGGTATGGAACTACGGTTTGGCGCTGAAGTATAAGTTCAGTTTCGATAACGATTATCCTGTGTTGTGCACGAGCTGTGAAAAGAGTAATGGAGTTTGTGGATACAACGACGACGAATCCAAGTCGTTCGCCTGCAATTGTCCCGGTGGATTGAATACATCGACAGATTGTTTTTACGTGGGATCTTGGAGCTATGGGTCAAGATTTCTCCCCTGGAAAATTTCTG GGCTTCTATCGATGTTTTTATCGGCTTGGTTCATCTCAATACTGAACTTCATGTGA
- the LOC140989707 gene encoding HIPL1 protein-like — protein MDGVLNILSLFSLLLLLPFPSYALPLCTSLRAPTSVKGRLAFCPYNGQVCCNTAEDLRLRKRFDSMNISDSACAAVVKSIVCATCDPFSAELFEVNSNPRSIPILCNTTAGEPVSSLSSQTNDSFCSSVWEACKSVSILNSPFAPALQTKAELPQNATLSTLTDLWQSESDFCNAFSGTSDEKSLCFNGKPVLLNKSDTLSPPKGICLEKIDNGSYLNMVAHPDGSNRAFFSSQAGKIWLATIPDQDSGDALGLDESSPFVDLTDQVHLDASFGMMGMAFHPKYATNGRFFASFNCDKEKSPACGGRCACNSDVSCDPSELSSIDSGKPCRYHVVVAEYTANGTSSSLSTAEKASPVEVRRTFTMGLPFTANHGGQILFGPADGYLYIMMGDGGSKGDPYNFAQNKKSLLGKIIRVDVDNMPSEEDIVKHSLWGNYTVPQDNPSSEDEQMEPSIWAYGLRNPWRCSFDSERPSYFVCADVGQDQYEEVDIISKGGNYGWRVYEGPLVFEPQKSPGGNTSADSIDPIFPVLGYNHSEINKLGSAAISGGYVYRAQTDPCTYGSYLYGDLYASHLWAASETPQNSGNFTTSDISFSCAPDSPIKCESVPNSNLPALKFIFSFGEDNRKDVYILTQSGVYRVVRPSRCNYACSKEEVITTTKPPRASPSRGYIMAIPRLGLMLLVSTVLVFMDLFL, from the exons ATGGATGGAGTTTTAAACATTCTCTCATTGTTCAGTCTACTGCTGCTGCTACCTTTTCCTTCTTATGCACTGCCCTTGTGTACTAGCTTGA GAGCACCTACTAGCGTGAAGGGGCGTTTAGCATTCTGCCCATACAATGGGCAAGTGTGCTGCAATACAGCAGAAGATCTGCGGTTGCGGAAGCGTTTTGATTCTATGAATATATCTGATTCTGCTTGTGCTGCTGTTGTGAAATCCATCGTCTGTGCG ACTTGTGATCCATTCTCAGCAGAATTATTTGAGGTCAATTCGAACCCACGGTCAATTCCAATTCTTTGCAACACCACTGCCGGTGAACCAGTTTCATCCTTGTCAAGCCAAACAAACGATAGCTTTTGCTCATCTGTATGGGAAGCTTGTAAATCCGTATCAATCTTGAATTCCCCCTTTGCTCCTGCATTGCAAACCAAAGCCGAATTGCCACAAAACGCAACCTTATCAACTCTGACTGACCTTTGGCAATCAGAATCTGATTTTTGCAATGCATTCTCTGGCACTTCTGATGAAAAATCTCTTTGCTTCAATGGTAAACCTGTTTTGCTCAATAAAAGTGATACATTATCTCCCCCTAAAGGCATATGCCTTGAAAAAATCGACAATGGATCTTATCTCAATATGGTTGCTCATCCTGATGGATCAAACCGCGCCTTTTTCTCTAGCCAAGCTGGCAAAATCTGGTTAGCCACTATCCCAGATCAAGATTCAGGAGATGCATTAGGGCTCGATGAATCAAGTCCGTTTGTTGACTTAACCGATCAAGTTCATCTGGATGCGAGCTTTGGAATGATGGGAATGGCTTTTCATCCGAAGTATGCAACAAATGGTAGATTCTTTGCATCATTTAACTGTGACAAAGAGAAGTCTCCAGCCTGTGGAGGGAGATGTGCGTGTAACTCAGATGTTTCATGTGATCCTTCAGAGTTAAGTTCAATAGATTCAGGAAAGCCTTGCAGATATCATGTGGTTGTTGCTGAGTATACTGCTAACGGGACTTCTTCAAGCCTGTCAACG GCAGAGAAAGCGAGTCCAGTTGAAGTCAGGAGAACTTTTACTATGGGGCTGCCTTTCACTGCTAATCATGGTGGCCAGATTCTTTTTGGTCCTGCAGATGGTTACTTATATATCATGATGGGAGATGGAGGAAGCAAAGGTGATCCATACAATTTTGCACAGAATAAGAAGTCTTTACTTGGAAAAATCATAAGGGTCGATGTAGACAATATGCCAA GTGAAGAGGACATAGTTAAGCATAGCCTATGGGGAAACTACACTGTTCCACAAGATAACCCTTCTTCGGAAGATGAACAAATGGAACCTTCAATATGGGCTTATGGACTAAGAAATCCTTGGCGTTGTAGTTTTGATTCAGAAAGGCCTTCCTATTTTGTGTGTGCTGATGTTGGGCAG GATCAATACGAAGAAGTCGACATAATATCTAAGGGAGGAAACTATGGATGGCGTGTATATGAAGGCCCTCTTGTTTTCGAGCCTCAAAAAAGTCCAGGGGGTAACACATCTGCTGATTCAATTGACCCCATCTTCCCTGTGTTGGGATACAACCATTCTGAGATAAATAAGCTCGGTTCTGCAGCAATATCCGGTGGATATGTCTATCGTGCACAGACCGATCCATGCACTTATGGAAG ttACCTGTACGGAGACCTATATGCAAGTCATCTTTGGGCAGCATCGGAAACACCACAAAACAGTGGGAACTTCACTACTAGTGACATTTCCTTTAGCTGTGCTCCTGACTCTCCCATCAAGTGTGAATCAGTGCCTAACAGCAATCTTCCTGCTTtaaagttcatattttcattCGGGGAAGATAACAGAAAAGATGTGTACATTTTAACACAGAGTGGAGTGTACAGGGTGGTTCGTCCAAGTCGATGCAACTATGCTTGCTCAAAGGAAGAAGTGATAACCACAACAAAACCTCCTCGGGCTTCTCCTTCTCGTGGTTACATCATGGCAATTCCTCGTTTGGGATTGATGCTTCTAGTTTCTACAGTTTTGGTATTTATGGATCTTTTCTTGTAA
- the LOC140990574 gene encoding glutathione S-transferase U17-like, whose amino-acid sequence MATSEVKLLGTWSCPYVNRAQLALKLKSVEYEFVEDIPYKKSEILLKYNPVHKKIPVLVHDEKPVCESLIIVQYIEDAWPASPSFLPSDAYDRAQSRFWADYIDTKWYPLLKVLRQSEEKEQRTTLIQKVSEGLLLLEEIFIKCSKGKPYFGGENIGYLDIVLGSTLRWLEVTGMVLEIELLDLNKTPKLARWARSFCSDHVVEDVLPETQKLLELNRKIQDFIKAGSKWN is encoded by the exons ATGGCGACAAGCGAAGTAAAGCTTCTTGGAACATGGTCATGCCCATACGTGAATCGGGCACAACTTGCTCTGAAGTTGAAATCTGTCGAGTATGAGTTCGTCGAAGATATTCCCTACAAAAAAAGTGAGATCCTCCTAAAATATAATCCAGTCCACAAGAAAATCCCAGTTCTTGTCCACGACGAAAAGCCGGTTTGCGAATCTCTTATCATTGTGCAGTATATTGAAGATGCTTGGCCGGCTAGTCCTTCATTCTTACCTTCTGATGCGTATGATCGTGCACAGTCTCGTTTCTGGGCAGACTACATTGATACTAAG TGGTATCCATTACTCAAAGTTCTTAGACAATCAGAAGAAAAGGAGCAAAGAACAACCCTTATACAGAAAGTTTCTGAAGGACTACTGTTGCTTGAGGAAATTTTCATCAAGTGCAGCAAAGGCAAACCTTACTTCGGAGGCGAAAACATCGGTTACCTCGACATTGTTCTTGGATCCACTTTGAGATGGCTTGAGGTGACAGGGATGGTTCTTGAAATCGAACTGCTGGATCTAAACAAGACTCCGAAATTGGCTAGATGGGCACGTTCGTTTTGCTCGGACCACGTTGTTGAGGATGTTTTGCCGGAGACTCAGAAGCTTTTGGAACTTAATAGGAAGATCCAAGATTTTATAAAAGCTGGTTCTAAGTGGAATTGA
- the LOC140989892 gene encoding uncharacterized protein, with protein MDLFLTAKTVRLKSSHDKYLTADEDEESVIQDRNGSSKSAKWTVEFVENSDNIIRLKSCYNKYLTASNQPFLLGMTGRKVIQSLPRRLDSSVEWEPIPDNGGVKLKTRYGQFLRANGGLPPWRNSVTHDIPHRTATQEWISWEVHVVEILVAQSPAGKAPPPLLAEKEDSSISESSSPTTTKSASFSRQKSSDSLVGLLPKGNEGRLIYFYIADENGEVDHGFEELCISFKGNGVHELTRRLEVELGVEGITVCARSPLNGKLYPLHLQLPPNNTTMHVIVVPPSSRVSQDLDNTGVPFYRRNSEIPSILIE; from the exons ATGGATTTATTCCTAACTGCAAAAACAGTCCGCCTAAAAAGCTCCCACGACAAGTATCTAACCGCCGATGAAGACGAGGAATCCGTGATCCAAGACCGTAACGGTTCCTCCAAATCCGCAAAATGGACTGTGGAATTCGTGGAAAATTCCGACAACATAATCCGGCTCAAGAGTTGTTACAACAAGTACTTGACCGCCTCCAACCAGCCGTTTCTTCTGGGCATGACGGGCCGGAAAGTGATCCAGTCGCTTCCGAGGCGGCTCGACAGCTCCGTCGAATGGGAGCCTATTCCAGATAACGGCGGGGTTAAGTTGAAGACGAGGTACGGGCAGTTCTTGCGTGCGAATGGAGGCTTGCCGCCGTGGAGGAATTCGGTAACGCATGATATCCCGCATCGGACGGCGACCCAGGAGTGGATTTCGTGGGAGGTGCACGTGGTTGAGATTCTAGTGGCGCAATCGCCGGCGGGGAAGGCGCCGCCGCCACTGCTGGCGGAGAAGGAAGATTCTTCCATTTCAGAATCGAGCTCGCCAACTACGACCAAGTCTGCGAGTTTTTCTAGACAGAAG TCAAGTGATTCTCTCGTTGGTTTGCTACCGAAAGGGAACGAAGGGAGACTAATTTACTTTTACATAGCTGACGAAAATGGAGAAGTTGATCATGGATTTGAGGAGCTCTGCATTTCGTTCAAGGGAAATGGAGTGCATGAGTTGACGAGGAGGCTGGAGGTCGAGTTAGGAGTCGAGGGTATTACAGTGTGTGCTCGAAGCCCATTGAATGGAAAGCTTTATCCTCTTCATCTGCAGCTTCCGCCGAATAACACTACCATGCACGTTATTGTCGTGCCACCATCATCAAGAG TATCTCAAGATTTGGACAATACTGGAGTGCCATTTTATAGAAGGAATTCGGAGATCCCATCAATTTTGATCGAATAA